Proteins found in one Lates calcarifer isolate ASB-BC8 linkage group LG8, TLL_Latcal_v3, whole genome shotgun sequence genomic segment:
- the atp1b4 gene encoding protein ATP1B4 — MEPSSTEGGAEETLLKNHPTSPPHKVILKHGQELEEEQEELAEHQPLEQEDLNFERWKRRPIPKRTLHQKIDDLKKYLWNAETNEFMGRSGKSWSLILLFYAALYMFLAAMFGGCIFCLMWSISPYHPTFNDRVMPPGMTMAPHLEGHDIAFNASDRKSWKKYARSMDEYLRPYNDGAQERKNIHCTQDRYFMQDDLEESAERRACQFKRSWLGDCSGLQDPHYGYSQGKPCILLRMNRILGYLPGQGKPINVTCGVKKGPPEALGEIQFFPKSIFDLKYYPYYGKLRHVNYSSPVVAVRFAGLQYDTHIQVQCKLNGVGIINDSPTDRYLGSVTFTLEVGA; from the exons ATGGAGCCCAGTTCCACAGAGGGAGGAGCTGAAGAGACGCTCCTTAAAAATCATCCAACAAGTCCT CCTCACAAAGTGATACTCAAACATGGCCAAGAGctggaggaagagcaggaggagtTGGCCGAGCACCAGCCTCTAGAGCAGGAAGACCTGAACTTTGAGAGATGGAAGCGCAGGCCGATACCCAAGAGGACGCTCCACCAGAAAATAGATGACTTGAAGAAATACTTGTGGAATGCAGAGACCAACGAATTCATGGGTCGCTCTGGAAAGAGCTGGA GCCTCATCCTTCTCTTCTACGCTGCACTTTATATGTTTCTTGCAGCCATGTTTGGCGGCTGTATTTTTTGCCTCATGTGGTCTATTAGTCCCTACCATCCGACCTTCAATGATAGAGTGATGCCACCAG GTATGACGATGGCCCCACACCTAGAAGGCCACGACATCGCCTTCAACGCCTCCGATCGCAAATCCTGGAAGAAGTACGCCAGGTCAATGGATGAATATCTACGAC CGTACAACGATGGCGCTCAGGAGAGGAAGAACATTCACTGCACACAGGACAGATACTTCATGCAGGACGACTTGGAGGAGAGCGCGGAGCGGAGAGCGTGTCAGTTTAAGAGGTCCTGGTTGGGGGACTGTTCAGGGCTGCAGGACCCCCACTATGGCTATTCTCAGGGAAAGCCATGCATCCTCCTTCGAATGAACCGG ATTCTTGGTTACTTACCTGGCCAGGGAAAACCAATAAATGTGACTTGTGGAGTTAAG AAAGGACCACCAGAAGCCTTGGGAGAAATCCAGTTTTTTCCTAAAAGCATTTTTGACCTGAAGTACTACCCATACTATGGGAAGCTCAGACAT GTAAACTACTCTTCGCCGGTGGTGGCTGTGCGTTTTGCAGGGTTGCAGTACGATACTCACATCCAAGTGCAATGCAAACTGAACGGAGTTGGCATCATTAACGATTCACCCACTGACCGCTACCTGGGCAGTGTGACCTTCACCCTGGAGGTCGGAGCGTAA